GCGTTTGACCTGGTTTAGCGCTGTGTCACGGTATTTTTCAGCGATCATTTCCTTTGAAAGCCCCATATCCTCCAGAGAGGTATTTCGGTAAGCAAAGGAGCGTTCCGCCTCCTCAATGATCCCCTGTAGCTCCATTTCAACCATTGCATCCGGTACTTCAAAAGTTGTTCTGGAAATCAGTTCTTTGAAAATTTGCTCATTGAGCTCCTGCTCTTTGCGTTTTTCATAGCCTTGCTTGATATTGTCCAGAATGACCGTTTTCAGTTCGTCCAGGGTTTTGTAAGGGCCGGCTTTTTTGGCCAGGGCATCGTTCAGTGGCGGCAAATTCTCCTGCCGGATTTCGTTCAAAACCACTTCGAATGAGATTTCCAATCCGGCCAGATTTTCATTAGGGAAATCCTTATCGAATTGGGTGGTAAATTTCTTTGATTCCCCGACTTTCATTCCGGTAATTTGTTGGTCGACATCTTCCGAAATGACCGCCTTGCCGATTTGTAAATTGAAATTCTCCGTCTTGGTAAATTCGGGAACCGGTTTGCCATCATGAGTGCCTTCAAGGTCGACGAGAACAAAATCATCTGCCTGGACCGGCCGATCTTCAGTGACTTTTTCATGCTGGGCCATACCCTTTTGAAGCGCTTTCAACTGGGCATCCACCTCGTCGTCACCGGGCGCATACAGGGTTCGTGTCAGATCCATACCCTTATAATTAATATCGCTGATATCGGGAGTGATTTCAACCGTGGCCTTGTACTCATAAGCGCTATCGGCAGCCAGCTCCGGGGGGTCCAATTCGGGATTCCCCACGATTTTCAGATCGCTTTGTTTGATGGCATCAATAAATGAGCTTTGAATTAAGCGAGACGATACATCGGCATGCACATCCTTTTTAAACATGCGTTCCAGAACGGGCCGGGGGACTTTACCCGGTCTAAACCCCTTTACCTTGGCGCTTTTCATCAGTTGGTTGTAAGCCTTGTCCAATTCCTGGACAACTTCCTCCTGGGGAACTTCAATGTGAAGTGTTTTCTTTACGCTACTGACATCTTCGATTTTAAACGGCATCTTGATTCCAATTCAATAAAATTTAAGCGCCTTAAACAGACCCCGTGTCAATGCGTTTGAAGGCACTTTGTTTGCAGCATAATTGGTGCGAGAGGGGAGACTTGAACTCCCACTCTGTTTCCAGAGCTGGATCCTAAGTCCAGTGCGTCTACCAATTCCGCCACTCTCGCATTTGTTTTTTTAAGGAACAACGAGCAGAAATTTTGGGTAAATCGATTTGGCAGGAGACCTTGTTCATTAAGACACCACAACAATTTAATGCGACAGCCCAGTCCCCAAATCCTTTAAATCTCAGTATAAAAAACAATACTGATAATGTCAATCAAATCAGCTGTCAAGATAAATATAGCCCCGATCCCGCCGACGGTGTTGAAAAAAAGGACAGGTTTAGGTATAAAAATAAGATGGTTTTGTTCACCGCGCAAGGTCCATATGCAACTGATGATCTCCGTTCAGCAGGGCGAACGGCCGCGACAGTCCCTCATGGGTTGCAGGTAAAATGGATAGCACTCATGTTGATCAGTCTGCTGATGGCGGTCATGGCCCCTGAAACCGATGCAAAACAAAAGCTTTTTGAAGCCCAAATGCCGGTGGTGGCCATAGATCCGGGGCACGGTGGCAATGATAACGGCGCCAAGGGGCCAAACGGTGTGCTGGAGAAAACGATCACCCTCAATCTGGCAAGGATCATCGCCCAACAACTGGAAGCCGACTACCGGGTGGTTTTAACCCGTGATGACGATTACGGACTTAACATTCCCAGCCGCACGGCTGCGGCCAATCATGCCAATTCCGATATTTTTATTAGCCTGCATACCGGCAGCAGCTTTGTCCACGATACCAATCGGTCCGCGGTATATTTTTATAGACCATTTCAAGGATCCGCTTTGGTGACGGAACCTAAACTTCAGCAGCCGTCAACCAACGGCGAATACGGTGTGCGCTGGGATATGATCCAGACCAAATATCGAGCCGCCAGTGAAAAATTGGCCAAGC
The Desulfobacterales bacterium DNA segment above includes these coding regions:
- the tig gene encoding trigger factor produces the protein MPFKIEDVSSVKKTLHIEVPQEEVVQELDKAYNQLMKSAKVKGFRPGKVPRPVLERMFKKDVHADVSSRLIQSSFIDAIKQSDLKIVGNPELDPPELAADSAYEYKATVEITPDISDINYKGMDLTRTLYAPGDDEVDAQLKALQKGMAQHEKVTEDRPVQADDFVLVDLEGTHDGKPVPEFTKTENFNLQIGKAVISEDVDQQITGMKVGESKKFTTQFDKDFPNENLAGLEISFEVVLNEIRQENLPPLNDALAKKAGPYKTLDELKTVILDNIKQGYEKRKEQELNEQIFKELISRTTFEVPDAMVEMELQGIIEEAERSFAYRNTSLEDMGLSKEMIAEKYRDTALNQVKRHLILGKMIDQEKLEVDKGEVESGLKEMSENFNQPLEGIKQYYDQNKDKLELFKHTLLEKKAIKLILDSSSIKDVKPEAAAKTKSKK
- a CDS encoding N-acetylmuramoyl-L-alanine amidase → MLISLLMAVMAPETDAKQKLFEAQMPVVAIDPGHGGNDNGAKGPNGVLEKTITLNLARIIAQQLEADYRVVLTRDDDYGLNIPSRTAAANHANSDIFISLHTGSSFVHDTNRSAVYFYRPFQGSALVTEPKLQQPSTNGEYGVRWDMIQTKYRAASEKLAKHVQSELTLIWQPSDVGVKGIPLLVLQGADMPAVAIEIGNLANANAEKQLTDTQFLSRIAEGIVNAITAFLADKPR